Within the Achromobacter spanius genome, the region CACCGCCGGGGCGGGGTGACGGAAGCGGTTCAAATGGCCGGCCTGGGCGATCGCATGCGTAGCCCGCACCGCACGTACCAGATCCCGCCCGGATGACGACGCCGAACCATGGTGCGGGGCCAGCACCACGTCCGCCCGCTCCACCCCCCGCGCCACCAGTTCACGTTCCTGCGCCACGCCGATATCGCCCGTCAACAGCAGCGCATGGCTGGCGCCCTGCACGCGCAACACGCAACTGTCGGCGTTCTTGTCAGCCGGCGCGCCGCTGCCGCCGTTGGTGGGATGCAGAAATGTGAACCGCACGCCGTCCACCTCCCACGAGTCATCGCGTCGGCAACGCAACATGCGATCGGGCAGCGTGGACGGCGTGCCGGACGCGGCTTGGCCTGGAGCCGGCCACACCCGAGCATCGCGCCGCACAAACGCCGCCACATCAAACGACGCATAACTCAGCCGCACCGGCACCGCCGCCAGCACCGCGCGAGCGCCGCCCACGTGGTCCTGGTCGGCGTGCGACAGCACCAGCACGTCCAGCGCGGTAATGCCGCGCGCCAGCATGAACGGCGCCAGCACCCGCTCGCCGGCATCACTGCCGCCGTAATGGCGCGGCCCCGCATCGAACAGCAATGTCTGCGTCGCGGTCTCGACCAGGATTGCACTGCCCTGCCCCACGTCCAGCGCGCTCATGCGCCAATCGCCTGGCTCGGGCTTGTCCGGCCGCCAGCACAGCAAAGGCAGCATGCACACCCACCCCAACTGCCGCGCCGGCCATCCGCATGTCTGCAAGGCCCAGACCATACCCGCCACGGCCAACAACAGCCACGGCCAGGGCGCAGCCGCTACCGCAAAGCTCGCCCAGTCTGCATTGCCCACCCACACCACCGGCACCATCGTGGCGTCAAACGCGGCCAGCCCCACTTGCGCAGCCCGAGCCGCCGCCGCTTGCGCGCCCGGCACCACCGACAGCGCCGCGCACAACAAGGCCAAGGGCGTCACGATGAACGTTACCGACGGAATCGCCACCGCATTGGCCAGCGGCGAGCCCACCGACACCTGGTACACCAGAAACGCCAGCAAAGGCGTCAGCCCCAAGGTCACCAGCAACTGCAAGCGCGTCGCCTGCGCCAACCGGCTTGCCCAGCGCTGGCGCCACCCCGCCTCGGCATCAAACGGCAGGTCAGCAATGCGCAGCAGTATCGCCACCGCCCCGAACGACAACCAGAACCCCGCCGACAGCGGCGCCCACGGGTCCAACGCCACCACACCCGCCCCCGCGCACGCCAACACCCTGCCCGCCGTCAACGGCAGCCGCGACATCGCCGCCGCCAACACCACCGACAACATGAAGAACGTGCGCCGCGCAGGCACGCCCCAGCCCGCCAACAGGCAATACAGCAGCGCCACCACGGCCGCCGCCGCGCCACCCGCCACGCGCGACGGCGTGAATTCCGCCAAGCCCACGCCCCGCCATCGCGCCCGCCGCCAAGCCGCCGCCACCAGCACGCCCGCAATGCCCGCGATGGACGTCACGTGCATGCCGCTGATCGATACCAGATGCGTAATGCCGCTGCGGTTGAAGATGCGCCAATCATCGCGCGCCACCCCGGCCTGATCCCCAATCGCCAAGGCAATCAGCACCGGCGCGTAGCGATGGTCCCCCAAGGCCTTGCGCATGCCCACACGCACATGGTGCCGCGCCCGTTCAATGGCCACACCAGCCGACGCCCAAGGCCAATCATCCAACAACTGCGGCCGCCCTCGCACCGTACCCACCGCCCGCAAGCCACGCGCGAACATGCGCGCTTCCGCATCCGGCCCAGCTGGGTTCAGCACGCCATGTGGACGACGCAAGACCAGTGCCATCCGCCAGATCTGGCCGGGCAGCAACGCGGGCATGGGAGCGGTGGCACCGGGCGGCGCTTGCCAGGTGACCTGGATGCGAGACGGAATGCCCGGGCGCGCGGGCTC harbors:
- a CDS encoding DNA internalization-related competence protein ComEC/Rec2, with translation MQCFAVLPGAFVLALVAVTGGIAAAVCLRCHGDVARIASALVLGVCVGTLNACLQAQHRLDDALADLHQDQVSRLILRVAELPDGDDRHHRFIAELAEPARPGIPSRIQVTWQAPPGATAPMPALLPGQIWRMALVLRRPHGVLNPAGPDAEARMFARGLRAVGTVRGRPQLLDDWPWASAGVAIERARHHVRVGMRKALGDHRYAPVLIALAIGDQAGVARDDWRIFNRSGITHLVSISGMHVTSIAGIAGVLVAAAWRRARWRGVGLAEFTPSRVAGGAAAAVVALLYCLLAGWGVPARRTFFMLSVVLAAAMSRLPLTAGRVLACAGAGVVALDPWAPLSAGFWLSFGAVAILLRIADLPFDAEAGWRQRWASRLAQATRLQLLVTLGLTPLLAFLVYQVSVGSPLANAVAIPSVTFIVTPLALLCAALSVVPGAQAAAARAAQVGLAAFDATMVPVVWVGNADWASFAVAAAPWPWLLLAVAGMVWALQTCGWPARQLGWVCMLPLLCWRPDKPEPGDWRMSALDVGQGSAILVETATQTLLFDAGPRHYGGSDAGERVLAPFMLARGITALDVLVLSHADQDHVGGARAVLAAVPVRLSYASFDVAAFVRRDARVWPAPGQAASGTPSTLPDRMLRCRRDDSWEVDGVRFTFLHPTNGGSGAPADKNADSCVLRVQGASHALLLTGDIGVAQERELVARGVERADVVLAPHHGSASSSGRDLVRAVRATHAIAQAGHLNRFRHPAPAVERRWLRAGATFWRSDHDGAVMAESSARGLRVWSQRDEGARYWHGR